In the genome of Candidatus Ornithobacterium hominis, the window TCGAACTTCCTTTTTAGGGAAATGATCTAGCGGGTCAAAACCTTTTACTTCGCAAGCAAATTGGGTCTTAAACTTAGAAGCATCAAAAAGAGTAATTGGAGCAGCACCACTCTTTCCTTTGAGCAGATTTTCCCAATATTCGGGGTAAGTATTCCCAATGGGGGTTAAAGCACCTAAACCTGTTACAACTACTCTTTTTAGTTTCATATAATTAATATTGGGAGATTAATTATTTGTTTACTTCTTCAATGTACTGAACAGCTTGACCTACTGTAGATATTTTCTCTGCTTGATCGTCTGGGATTTGAATGTCAAATTCCTTTTCAAATTCCATGATAAGCTCAACAGTATCTAATGAATCAGCTCCTAAATCGTTGGTAAAACTAGCTTCTGGAGTTACCTCACTTTCTTCTACGCCTAGCTTATCCACGATAATAGCTTTTACTCTTGATGCAATGTCTGACATAATAATTTGTTTTAAGTTTTTAAGTTAACACCGCAAAAATAAAAAACTTTATGAATAACACCGCAAAAATATATAATTCAATTTTTTATTTTTTTAGAATTGATTGATTTTAGTTTTTTTGACGTGAAAAAATGAAAATATATGATTTTTATTAGTTGAAATTCAGCGAATTTGCAAATTAATTATACGTATATTTACATCATAATTTTTAAAAGTTATGGAAAAATTAAAAAAAGCATTAGAAAACTACGGGATTAAAAACATTCAAGAAATTGTGCATAATCCTAGTTATGAAGCATTGTACCAAGAAGAAACTAAAGATTCGCTTGAAGGCTTTGAAAGGGCTCAAAAAACCAATCTTGGTGCCTTAAATGTTTTAACTGGTGAGTTTACAGGGCGTTCACCCAAAGATAAATATATAGTAGAAGATGAGGTGACAAAAGACACCATTTGGTGGACTAGCGAAAAAGCTAAAAATGACAACAAACCTTTGTCTCAAGCAGCTTGGAATCATTTAAAGGAAATCAGCACACAAGAGCTTTCCAATAAAAAATTATATGTTATCGATGCTTTCTGTGGCGCGAATGAAGACTCTAGATTAAAAGTTAGAATCATTACAGAAGTGGCTTGGCAAGCACATTTTGTGAAAAATATGTTCATCCGCCCAACTGAGGAGGAATTAGCAAATTTTGGTGAGCCTGATTTCGTTGTAATTAATGCATCTAAAATTAGTAATGATAAATACGAAGAATTCGGGATGAATTCCCCCGTTTTTACAGTGTTTAACCTGACCGAAAAAATGCAATTAATTGGTGGTACTTGGTACGGTGGAGAGATGAAAAAAGGGATGTTTGCGATGATGAACTACTATTTGCCATTGAGTGGAAAAGCATCAATGCACTGCTCTGCAAACGTAGGAGAAGCTGGAGATACCGCCATTTTCTTTGGATTATCTGGCACAGGTAAAACAACTTTATCTACTGACCCCAAAAGAAAATTAATTGGTGATGACGAGCACGGATGGGATGATAATGGAGTGTTTAACTTCGAGGGTGGTTGCTATGCAAAAACCATCAATCTAAGTAAAGAAGATGAGCCAGATATTTATGGTGCTATAAAAAAAGATGCATTACTAGAAAATGTAGTGGTAAAAGATAGCGGAGAAGTAGACTTCACAGACACTGTCCATACACAAAACACGCGTGTTTCTTACCCTATCTATCACATCGATAACATTGTAGAGCCAGTTTCTAAAGCAGGGCCAGCTAAAAAAGTAATTTTCTTGACGGCTGATGCCTTTGGGGTAATGCCTCCGGTTTCTAAATTAACGCCAGAACAAACCAAATACCATTTCTTGTCAGGATTTACTGCTAAGTTGGCAGGTACAGAGAGAGGAGTTACGCAGCCGGTGCCAACCTTCTCAGCTTGTTTTGGAGAAGCCTTTTTGTCTTTACACCCAACCAAATATGCACAAGAATTAGTGAAGAAAATGGAGGCTAACGGAGCCATTGCTTACTTAGTGAACACAGGATGGAACGGAACAGGAAAAAGAATCAGCTTGAAGGAAACAAGAGCCATCATCGATGCAATTTTAGATGGTTCCATCGAAAAAGCTGAAACTAAAGTCATTCCAATTTTTGATTTAGAAATTCCAACGGAATTACCAAATGTGAATTCGAATATTCTAGACCCAAGGGATACTTATGCAAATGTATCTGAATGGGAAGAAAAAGCGAAAGACTTAGCTCAGAAATTCATCAATAATTTTGAGAAGTATACAGACAACGAGGAGGGGAAAAGCTTAGTAGCAGCTGGACCACAAATCTAAATTTGCATTGAAATTTAAATGAAAAAATCAGCTGAAATATATTTTAGCTGATTTTTTTATAATTAAACGTAAAAAATATTAATCACTGGTATCCACATCTTCGCCTATGCCATACATTTTTAAAATTCTATTTTGCAATTCTTGTTTTTCTTTTTCAAAATCTTCCTTAGAAATGCAATTTTCATTCATGATTTTATAGTATTTATTTAAAGTTTGTTTCGAGAGGGGCCCAAAAGCACCCACATCACAGATGGTATTTTATAATTTCTCATAATTTTTTTTTAAGGGGTTGTTATAATACAAGCTATCGCGATTGCTGCTGGGCAAGCAGCCCCTGTTGCAGCACATGTCATATTGCAGGATGTACTAGATTGACAGGCTTTCCAATTGCTAATCTATACATAAATATTGAATAATCAAATATTTTCATTAAAAAAAATCATATTTTCTTAAATCCATAATAATAATAATGAATATCTTAAATTAAGATTTAATCATCTAGAAATATAATAAATTTCATGCTTCATATTATTTATTTTTTGCTAGATTTTTAATGAAAGCAATATAAACTGCACAATTTTTGTTAAAAAGAAATTATATGTTAGAAAAAAAAGAAGCACAATATGAAAAAGTTGTTCTAGTAGGATTAATTACGCAAGAACAATCAGAAGAAAAAACAAAAGAATATATGGATGAATTGGAGTTTCTTGCCTATACAGCAGGAGCAGAAACTTTAGAAAGATTCATGCAAAAAACAGATAAACCTGACTCAAAATATTTTGTAGGAAGCGGGAAATTAGCTGAAATCAAAGAATTTGTATTGAAAAACCATGTAGATACCATTATTTTTGATGATGAATTAACACCTTCTCAGCTCAAAAATATTGAGAAATTCATGGATAAAAAAATTGTAGATAGAACAAATCTTATCTTAGATATTTTTGCCCAACGTGCCGAAACTTCCTATGCTAGAACGCAAGTGGAATTAGCTCAGTATGAGTATATTCTACCTCGTTTAACGAGAATGTGGACACACTTGGAGCGGCAGCGAGGTGGGATCGGGATGCGTGGTCCTGGTGAGACAGAAATAGAAACCGATAGACGTATTGTGCGAGATAGAATTGCTTTGCTGAAAAAGAAATTAGAAAAAATTGATAAACAAATGGCCACGCAACGCAAAAATCGTGGGCAGTTGGTCCGTGTAGCCTTGGTTGGTTACACCAATGTCGGTAAATCTACGCTGATGAATGTCTTGTCTAAATCTGATGTTTTTGCAGAAGATAAACTATTTGCAACGCTGGATACTACGGTGAGAAAAGTAGTGATAGGTAATCTTCCGTTTTTGCTCACAGATACGGTTGGGTTCATCAGGAAATTGCCTACACAGTTGGTAGAATCATTCAAATCAACGCTAGATGAGGTGAGAGAAGCAGATTTGATTTTGCATGTTGTAGATATTTCTCACCCGAGTTTTGAAGATCATATCAATTCTGTGAACCAAACGCTGAGTGATATTGATAGTTTGGATAAGCCAACAGTATTGATCTTCAATAAAATAGATGATTTTCAATATATAGAAAAAGCAGAAGATGATTTATCTGAAAAAACATTTGAAAATTATTCACTAAGCGATTTACAAAAAATGTGGGTAGCCAAATCAGAAGACCCAAGCATTTTTATTTCAGCAAGAAAAGAAATAAATCTAAACGAATTAAGAAAGTTATTGTATGAGAAAGTGAAGGAAATTCATGTCACAAGATTCCCGTACAATAATTTCCTGTTTGACTATTATGATGATGTGGAAGAGTAAGTATCTAGAAAACCTAGTTTTATATTTGAAAAATTTTTAAAGCCTTAAAAAAAATTAAAGAGGAAGAAATAAAACAATAATGGCCAAAATAGCTAAGCCAATGCCTAAATAATTCCAGTGAGATATTTTTTCTTTAAAAATAAACAGCCCCAAGAGCGTCGCTAGTGCAATTACACCAATGTTCATGCCTGTGAAAACCAAACTCGGATTTTCATGCAACACTTGATGTGCCTTGATGTAAGAAAAAATGTTAGCAAAATTGAGTAAACCTAAAATAAAACCAGCAATAATACTCGACCTTTTAAAGTTTACTTTATTTAAGCATAAGTAGCTGAAAATCAGTATTCCTGCTAAGATGAACCCGAAGGTCAAGGTGATAGCAAAATCATTGTTGGTGGTTTGAGAAATGAGTTTGAACAAAACGTCTGTGCTCCCGTAGCCGAGCCAAACGAGTAGAAGTAGCCACCAAGAGTTCTTTTTAGATTGCTGTTTTCCTGATTTCAGCAGTAGAAAAATGAGTGCTGAAAAAGCTAGGAAAACGCCTAAAATCTTCTGTGAAGCTAAATCTTCTTTCCAAATAAAGAAAGAAAAAATTAAGCCAATGACTAATGAAATTCGTTGAGCCGCATCAGCTTTGATGATGCCTTGCTGCTGAATGGCTTTTCCCATGATAACGAAAACAATGGGCAATAGTACACCTAACAAAATAAAGTAAATGCCACCAGACTGAAACTTGAAATCAGAAAAGTCAGGCTTTAAAAAAAGTAAACTGCAAATGGTGGCAATAGGGTAGTTGATGGCAACGGCTTGGGCTATGTTAACATGTTTTTTTCGGGCTAATTTTAATAAAATCGAAACCAAAACACTTGCTACAATACTTGCTAAAAGAAATCCCATACGCTAAAATTTAAACAAAGATAAAAAATTTAAGCCTTAAAAAATCTTATGAAAAAATTGAGTTTTCATTTTTGAAATCTTAAATTTGTTGAAAACAAGTATAAAATGTCAAATATTACACTTACGATGATAAAGCCCGATGCGGTAGAAAACGGCTACATCGGTTCCATTTTAAATGAAATTACAAATGCAGGTTTCAAAATAAAGGCAATGAAGATGACACAACTTAGTGTTGCAGATGCTCAGAAATTTTATGAAATTCATCAGGATAAACCTTTTTTCTCTGATTTGGTAGAGTTTATGACTTCTGGGCCGATTGTTGCAGCCGTTTTAGAAAAAGAAAATGCAGTAGAAGATTTTAGAAAATTGATTGGTGCAACCAATCCTGCAGAGGCAGAGCAGGGAACCATTCGTCAGAAATATGCTGAGCAATTGGAACGAAATGCGATTCACGGGTCAGATAGCAATGAAAATGCTAAGATAGAAAGTCAATTTCATTTTTCGGGAAGAGAAGTATTTTAAGATTTTTTTTAAGGAATAATCACAATTGCTATAAATTTTTTGATAGAAATTGTGGTTTTTCTTTTAAAATAGTAATGAATGAAGAAGCTAAGTTTAGAAGAATTAAATCGGCTGGATTTAAAAACTTACCGAAGCAAAGAAAAGTTACCGATTGTGGTAATTTTAGATGACATCCGAAGTATGCATAATGTGGGCTCGGTTTTTCGAACGAGTGATGCTTTTTTGATAGAAAAAATTGTGCTTTGTGGTATTACAGCTACGCCGCCGCACAAAGAAATTAGGAAAACGGCAATAGGAGCTACCGAAAGTGTGGAGTGGGAATACGTGCCTACTGTAGTGGAAGCGATACAAAAATTGCAACAGGAAAATTACAAAATCATTGGGATAGAACAAACTGATGAGAGTGCACGGCTGGATGATTTCCCTATCGATAAGGGTGAGAAATATGCTTTAATTTTTGGAAATGAAGTCAATGGAGTCGCTGACGAAGCGATAGAACGTTGTGATGCGTGCTTGGAAATCCCGCAAGCGGGGACGAAACATTCGCTAAACGTTAGCGTTTGTGCAGGAATTGTTTTGTGGAAATTTTTTAAGGCTTTAAAAAAATAAAAAACCACTTCAAAAAAAATGAAGTGGTTTTTTTAAGTTTAGAAAAATTTAAAATAATAATGAAATTCCACCCAAAACATTGATTCCCGCTTGTGGGTAGTAGCCTACACCTTCTACCAATTGTTTTTGCCCTTGGGTAGACCAATCATCTACATAATTGTAGTAGTATCCGTTAGAGATGTATTTTAAGTCAAACACGTTGTTTATCAGTAAGTTAAATCGAATAGATTTTGCAAAATCATTCAATTTTAATTCGTAATTCATACGTATATCATTGGTGAAGTATGCATCTAGCTGAGAGTTTTTTGCTTCAGTATTGCTCATGAATTGTTTGCCTACGTACTTACTTTGCAGGGCAAATTCTAAATTCTCTATTGGAGAATATGTTAAAGTATTTCCGATAATCAAATTCGGTGAATAAGAAATATCTGTTTTGCCTAATTTCACCAATTTGCCTAGTTGATTTTCTACAAAATCGATATTTTTGTTTTGGCTAATTGTAACGGCTGGTCTGATGCTGAATTGATTGAATTGAACTGCGGCATCTAGCTCTAAACCAAGTCTATAGCTGTTTCCGCTGTTTTTGCGAACAGCGCCTCCTACATTATCAATTTCCCCTGTTAAAACTAATTGGTCTTGGTAAAGCATATAGTATCCGTTCACGTTTACGGCAACATTATTTTGTTTGAAACGCCAACCAGCCTCAAAATCATTTAACTTTTCTGGTTTTGGATTTCCGTTTTCATAATCTTTTCGGTTGGGCTCTCTTTGTGCTCTGGCGTAAGAGGCATAAAATTGATGATTTGCATTAGCTAAATAAGTAATTCCACCTTTGGGATTGAAGAAATTAAATTTATCGTTCACCTTTCCTGTTTCTTCGCCATTGGCTTTGTAAGAGATGTTTCTATATTGCAGGTCGGCATATAGAATCACATCACCGATTTGGTAATTTGCTTTCAAGAAATTATTGAAATCATATTTCTCTGATAAATCTCTATAAAATTCTTGTTCGTAACTTTGTTTTACCGCCTCTTTTACCCAAAGAATTTCGCCAAAATGCCAACCTTTGTAGTAGTTTCCTGCACTGCCAAAAGTGAGATCTAATCCATTATTTTTGTAATTCAAAGCGAAAGTAGCTCCATAGAAATCATTGTCTAAATTTTTTCTATCAATCAAATCAGATTTAGAGGCTTTTTGCCCATTGATTTCCAATGCTTCCAAGCTATAATCTTTTAATTTTTTACCTCTTCTATAGCTTTCATAATATCCAAAACCTTTGGTGTAATGGAAGGCTAAATTCGTATTCCATTTCCTATCCCACTGCTGATTCCAGTGTAATTGGTAGTGATCTTGTTTGTAATTATCGGTATGATTATCATAGAAATGCTGAACGCCATTGGAATCTTTATACATCAAGCCACCAGGGTTATACGTTCTCCCGTATTGTTCCATTTGGTCAAACAAAACTTTATTTCCCATTATCTCTTTTTGGACTCCATCCCAAGATTGATAGGTTTTTTCTTTTCCACCAAAAGTTAAAGCCTTGATTAAAGTTCCTTTGTTGGCATAAGCTCCTTGTAAGAAATACGAATGCAAATCAGATGAAGCTCTATCTATATAACCATCTGAATTAATTTTAGAAAATCTCCCTGAGAATGAGAAATTATTTTTCATCACCCCTGTAGAAAATTTTGCTGTATATTTCTGTGTATTGAAGCTTCCGTAAGAAGCTGAAAGCTCTCCGCTAGGGTTTGGCGAAATATTATTGGTCAATAAATTCAAACTTGCCCCAAAAGCTCCCGCACCATTCGTAGAAGTTCCCACACCACGTTGCAACTGAATGTTTTCTACCGAAGAAACAAAATCTGGCATATTTACCCAAAAAGTTCCTTGCGATTCAGAATCATTATAGGGAATCCCGTTGATAGTAACATTCACACGAGTAGCATCTGTTCCCCTCACGCGGATTCCAGTGTACCCAACACCATTTCCCGCATCACTTGTGGTAACCACAGAGGGCAACAGATTCAACAAAATAGGAATATCTTGCCCTAAATTTTGCTTTGCCAATGTTTCTTTGCTTACACTAGAAAACGTCATAGGCGTTTTGTCTGTAGCCCGTGTTGGCGAAACAGAAATTTCATCTAACTGAATAATTTCTTGGTTAATAGAATCGTTTGCCACTTTATTTTCTTGGGCATTTGCCGAAATAATAGCACCTAGAGTGCCTAATAAAAAAACTTTTTTGTACATGAAAAATAATTTTATACAAAAAAGGAGTACAACGCATCATTCGCTAGCCAAATCCCTCAGCAGCATTACCCGCTCAGGTTCCAAGAGTATAATCTCAGCCGTTCGTTTACGAAAAGCACCCCTTTTCTATATTAATTCTGCGAATTTATAATGATTTTTTGAATCTGAAAAGATTATTTAATTTTATAATATCAATTTAGTGATAATAGAAGTTGTTTTATTCTTATTTGCTGCATTGAACGTTCCGCTCAAAAAGTAATCCTTATTTGATTTCTTGTCCCTTAACTTGTGTAATGCCCATTTTCAGCATTTTTCAAATTTCGCCAATAGCTCCCATAGAACCAAATATGATTTAAAATTGGTCTTGCCAAACCTGTAACTTGAATTTGCTCTAGAGCTGTATTTTCATTTATACTGAAATTACTTTAGATAAATTCTATTGTGAATTTAAATAAATTTTTAGGCAGCTTATCATAAGTTTTTTACTGGAATTTTAAAAAGCCTTAAAAAATTCTTGAAACAATGTACAAAAAAAATAGAATCTGTTTGAAGTTTATATTTGAAAAAGAATTAAATTAAAAGAATTTCAGAAAGATTTAAAAGATTATGGGATAAAAAGACCGTCTTGCATAATTAATTTCCGATCGGCCATGGCAGCTAAATCTTTATTGTGAGTCACAATTACAAAAGTCTGCTGAAATTCTTCACGCAAACGGAAAAATAAATGATGAAGTTCATCCGCATTTTTAGAATCCAAATTCCCCGACGGCTCATCAGCGAAAATTACCGCTGGGTGATTCATCAAAGCTCTAGCGACAGCCACCCTTTGTTGCTCACCACCAGAGAGTTGCTGGGGCTTGTGCCGACTTCGATTTTTTAAACCAAAAAAATGGAGCAAATCGATGCCTCTTTTTTCTAAGCTTTTTAAACTTTTTCCCTGAATCAACCCTGGCATGCAGATGTTTTCTAAAGCAGTGAATTCAGGTAAAAGCTGATGAAATTGGAAAACAAAGCCAATGTTTTCATTTCTAAATTTGCTTAAAGCTTTACCTTTCAAGTTGAGTAAAGAAAGGTTATTGATAGAGAGTTCTGTTTCGTGATTTTTGGGCAAAGATGGACGCTCCAGCGTACCCAAAATTTGTAGCAAAGTCGTTTTCCCAGCCCCAGAAGCCCCGATGATGGAGACTACCTCACCCTTTCTTATGCTTAAATCTACACCTTTGAGTACGGGAAGTTCATCGTAAAATTTATAGATATTTTTAGCTTCAATCATTTTCATCAACTACAAATGTAATATAATTTGAGCGAATAGTTCCTGGTAAATTTTGACCCGCTAAGCTTAAATACCCGATAGGGTTTTCCGTTAAATCTTGTATGGTTACGGGTACTTCCAATTCAAAATCAGAGAAATGCTTTGAGGCTAAATTTACTTTTCTGAACGGGATTTCTATCTTTTGCTGAATTTCTCTACTAAACTTCTCTTGATTTAATATTAAATGTAGCGTGTAGTTTTCTGGGGCTAATGTTATGGGGCTATCACTTTTATTCCAAATCTGGCCAATGAGCTTTAATTTAGATTTAGAAATTTGAGCTTTTTCAATTTGAAACCAAAAAGAAGCTGTGTTGAAAAAAGATGTACCTTTTTTATATTTATAATATTCTTTTTTTCTAGAATTTAATGCTAGAGAATCCGTAGCATTTAATTGAGAAGAAAAATAAGTGTAAGGTTCTCCGTTAATTTCTTCAATATCATTCCAGAGCTGGAATTGTGAGGTCCTATTCTCTTCGGTAGCGATGTTGTAAGCCCGCTCGGGGTAATTGTAGAAAGAGTAGAGAGAGGTGAGTTGGTAGCGGTCAAAAACAGCATTTCCATTTGTTTTTCTCTTAGTCTCTAGCATAAATTCCTTCCAGCCGTGGTATTTAATTTTGAAAGGAGGATTAGGAATCATGAAGTAAATTCGAGCTAAAAAAATTAATCCAATAGTGATGAATGATAAAATTTTTAAAGGCTTAAAAAAATTTTTTTTATTTTTTAAATAATCAAAACCTAAAATAAATAAAGGAATGACTGTGATGAGCGACCACTGCGCTTGAATATATCTTTTGAAAGAGGTGAATAAGAAAAAAACAATGCTTAGCCAAAAGATAAACCAAAGCGATTTCTTGAATAAATCTTTGGGGAATTTATAAAAAGCCTTTATCAAATAAAAAAATAAAAATGGCGAGCTAATGTAAATTACACTGAGCAAGTAATTTATAGGGTTTTTGAAATCAAAACCGCTATGTGCATTTCTTCTTATAATATGGTAATTAAACGAAATAAAGTCATGCTGAAATTGCCAAATCAAGTGAGGACTATAAAAGACCAAGGCGATAAGAATGGCTAAATAAGCTTTTGTATTTTTATAAAAAACTGGAATTAAAGGCAATAAACTAAAAGTGATAAGTAAAGCACCGTGATATTTGCTATACATGACCAAAGCCATGCCCAAGCCCAATGAAAATGTGTTTAAGTAACTTTGTTTTTGAATAAAGTGATAGAGTAATATTAAATAAAGAATAGAGAAAAATAGAAGTGGAGCGTCTGGCGTGGCAATGAAACCAAAAACCTGGAACAAAACCATGCTGAAAAATAAAAGATTGTAAAGAATCAACTCTTTTTTGTTTTTGACCAAAAAATGACCTAAAATAAAATACCCCAGCGCAGAAAAAAAGATGGTGAATAAACGTAAACCAACCGTATTTTGCAACAAAAAGAAACCCAATGTATCCCACCAAGCAATCATGGGCGGGTGGTCAAAATAGCCCCAAGCGGGGTTCTGCGACCACATGAAATAATAAGTCTCATCATCAATGATTTGAGACCGCCAAGCTTGAACTAGATTGAGTGTGAAATAAATAACAGCACTTATAATCAAAGTGCTGCCAAAAGAAAGTCTTTTTGATTTAGATAGAAAAGTCAATTAACAACCTCGTTTTTGATTGAACTGTTTAGTACCAACTGAGGTGTGATGAAATTTTCTATTCTTCTCGCCGTGCGAAATCTTTTAGCCCAATATTCGTGGTCTAGGCTAGAGATAATAACCCCTTGTGAGCTAGAGGCATGAATGAAGTTAATTTCATTTTCGTTGATACTATGCACTATACCGACGTGTGTAATTCGGCGAGATGAAGTAGTGCTGAAGAAAATAAGGTCACCTTTCTGCAAATGTTCTTTGGGGATTGGAATACCCAATTTAGCTTGATTTTTAGAAATTCGAGGTAAATCGATACCTTCTACTTCAAAGATTTTTTGCATAAAAGCA includes:
- a CDS encoding acyl carrier protein, whose product is MSDIASRVKAIIVDKLGVEESEVTPEASFTNDLGADSLDTVELIMEFEKEFDIQIPDDQAEKISTVGQAVQYIEEVNK
- the pckA gene encoding phosphoenolpyruvate carboxykinase (ATP), with protein sequence MEKLKKALENYGIKNIQEIVHNPSYEALYQEETKDSLEGFERAQKTNLGALNVLTGEFTGRSPKDKYIVEDEVTKDTIWWTSEKAKNDNKPLSQAAWNHLKEISTQELSNKKLYVIDAFCGANEDSRLKVRIITEVAWQAHFVKNMFIRPTEEELANFGEPDFVVINASKISNDKYEEFGMNSPVFTVFNLTEKMQLIGGTWYGGEMKKGMFAMMNYYLPLSGKASMHCSANVGEAGDTAIFFGLSGTGKTTLSTDPKRKLIGDDEHGWDDNGVFNFEGGCYAKTINLSKEDEPDIYGAIKKDALLENVVVKDSGEVDFTDTVHTQNTRVSYPIYHIDNIVEPVSKAGPAKKVIFLTADAFGVMPPVSKLTPEQTKYHFLSGFTAKLAGTERGVTQPVPTFSACFGEAFLSLHPTKYAQELVKKMEANGAIAYLVNTGWNGTGKRISLKETRAIIDAILDGSIEKAETKVIPIFDLEIPTELPNVNSNILDPRDTYANVSEWEEKAKDLAQKFINNFEKYTDNEEGKSLVAAGPQI
- the hflX gene encoding GTPase HflX; this encodes MLEKKEAQYEKVVLVGLITQEQSEEKTKEYMDELEFLAYTAGAETLERFMQKTDKPDSKYFVGSGKLAEIKEFVLKNHVDTIIFDDELTPSQLKNIEKFMDKKIVDRTNLILDIFAQRAETSYARTQVELAQYEYILPRLTRMWTHLERQRGGIGMRGPGETEIETDRRIVRDRIALLKKKLEKIDKQMATQRKNRGQLVRVALVGYTNVGKSTLMNVLSKSDVFAEDKLFATLDTTVRKVVIGNLPFLLTDTVGFIRKLPTQLVESFKSTLDEVREADLILHVVDISHPSFEDHINSVNQTLSDIDSLDKPTVLIFNKIDDFQYIEKAEDDLSEKTFENYSLSDLQKMWVAKSEDPSIFISARKEINLNELRKLLYEKVKEIHVTRFPYNNFLFDYYDDVEE
- a CDS encoding EamA family transporter; translated protein: MGFLLASIVASVLVSILLKLARKKHVNIAQAVAINYPIATICSLLFLKPDFSDFKFQSGGIYFILLGVLLPIVFVIMGKAIQQQGIIKADAAQRISLVIGLIFSFFIWKEDLASQKILGVFLAFSALIFLLLKSGKQQSKKNSWWLLLLVWLGYGSTDVLFKLISQTTNNDFAITLTFGFILAGILIFSYLCLNKVNFKRSSIIAGFILGLLNFANIFSYIKAHQVLHENPSLVFTGMNIGVIALATLLGLFIFKEKISHWNYLGIGLAILAIIVLFLPL
- a CDS encoding nucleoside-diphosphate kinase gives rise to the protein MSNITLTMIKPDAVENGYIGSILNEITNAGFKIKAMKMTQLSVADAQKFYEIHQDKPFFSDLVEFMTSGPIVAAVLEKENAVEDFRKLIGATNPAEAEQGTIRQKYAEQLERNAIHGSDSNENAKIESQFHFSGREVF
- a CDS encoding RNA methyltransferase; protein product: MKKLSLEELNRLDLKTYRSKEKLPIVVILDDIRSMHNVGSVFRTSDAFLIEKIVLCGITATPPHKEIRKTAIGATESVEWEYVPTVVEAIQKLQQENYKIIGIEQTDESARLDDFPIDKGEKYALIFGNEVNGVADEAIERCDACLEIPQAGTKHSLNVSVCAGIVLWKFFKALKK
- a CDS encoding TonB-dependent receptor, with the translated sequence MYKKVFLLGTLGAIISANAQENKVANDSINQEIIQLDEISVSPTRATDKTPMTFSSVSKETLAKQNLGQDIPILLNLLPSVVTTSDAGNGVGYTGIRVRGTDATRVNVTINGIPYNDSESQGTFWVNMPDFVSSVENIQLQRGVGTSTNGAGAFGASLNLLTNNISPNPSGELSASYGSFNTQKYTAKFSTGVMKNNFSFSGRFSKINSDGYIDRASSDLHSYFLQGAYANKGTLIKALTFGGKEKTYQSWDGVQKEIMGNKVLFDQMEQYGRTYNPGGLMYKDSNGVQHFYDNHTDNYKQDHYQLHWNQQWDRKWNTNLAFHYTKGFGYYESYRRGKKLKDYSLEALEINGQKASKSDLIDRKNLDNDFYGATFALNYKNNGLDLTFGSAGNYYKGWHFGEILWVKEAVKQSYEQEFYRDLSEKYDFNNFLKANYQIGDVILYADLQYRNISYKANGEETGKVNDKFNFFNPKGGITYLANANHQFYASYARAQREPNRKDYENGNPKPEKLNDFEAGWRFKQNNVAVNVNGYYMLYQDQLVLTGEIDNVGGAVRKNSGNSYRLGLELDAAVQFNQFSIRPAVTISQNKNIDFVENQLGKLVKLGKTDISYSPNLIIGNTLTYSPIENLEFALQSKYVGKQFMSNTEAKNSQLDAYFTNDIRMNYELKLNDFAKSIRFNLLINNVFDLKYISNGYYYNYVDDWSTQGQKQLVEGVGYYPQAGINVLGGISLLF
- a CDS encoding ABC transporter ATP-binding protein — translated: MIEAKNIYKFYDELPVLKGVDLSIRKGEVVSIIGASGAGKTTLLQILGTLERPSLPKNHETELSINNLSLLNLKGKALSKFRNENIGFVFQFHQLLPEFTALENICMPGLIQGKSLKSLEKRGIDLLHFFGLKNRSRHKPQQLSGGEQQRVAVARALMNHPAVIFADEPSGNLDSKNADELHHLFFRLREEFQQTFVIVTHNKDLAAMADRKLIMQDGLFIP
- a CDS encoding ArnT family glycosyltransferase, whose product is MTFLSKSKRLSFGSTLIISAVIYFTLNLVQAWRSQIIDDETYYFMWSQNPAWGYFDHPPMIAWWDTLGFFLLQNTVGLRLFTIFFSALGYFILGHFLVKNKKELILYNLLFFSMVLFQVFGFIATPDAPLLFFSILYLILLYHFIQKQSYLNTFSLGLGMALVMYSKYHGALLITFSLLPLIPVFYKNTKAYLAILIALVFYSPHLIWQFQHDFISFNYHIIRRNAHSGFDFKNPINYLLSVIYISSPFLFFYLIKAFYKFPKDLFKKSLWFIFWLSIVFFLFTSFKRYIQAQWSLITVIPLFILGFDYLKNKKNFFKPLKILSFITIGLIFLARIYFMIPNPPFKIKYHGWKEFMLETKRKTNGNAVFDRYQLTSLYSFYNYPERAYNIATEENRTSQFQLWNDIEEINGEPYTYFSSQLNATDSLALNSRKKEYYKYKKGTSFFNTASFWFQIEKAQISKSKLKLIGQIWNKSDSPITLAPENYTLHLILNQEKFSREIQQKIEIPFRKVNLASKHFSDFELEVPVTIQDLTENPIGYLSLAGQNLPGTIRSNYITFVVDEND